CGCCGGCCAGCCATCAGCTACCTGGACACCCGTTTCCACGCAGTATGGCAGCTGCGCCTGTACCTCGGCCTTGGTCTCATGCTGCTGTCTGTCACGCTCTGGGCGCTGTACCGGCAGCAACAGCTGCGTCGCAGGCTCCGGGTGCGCAGCGGAGAGCTGCTGACAAGGCCGAGCACGAGCCGGCCTCCGCCTGCACCATCAGGATTCGAGCGCTCGGGCTTGCCCGTACCCCGGCGTGGCCCGCTGGGAAGGCGCCAACCCCCGCGATGAAGCGAGCGCAGCGAGCGCGCGGCTCGTACCCCGCGCTGCAGCCAGGTGCGCGGCTTTGCTGCCCCGGCGCAGCGGCGCCGGACCGCAGCGCGCCTTGGGGCCCGTGGACCGCGGGCCCTTACCGTCGCCGGCGGGACCACACCGCTGCTGCTGCGCAGGCCGGCCGCGTCCGGCGAGGCCCGTGCCCCGGTGGCGGTGCAGTGGGTCGTGTATGCTAGGTGAGATGGCCGGCGCTCACCAGGGTCAGCCGAGTCCCGGCGCACTGCTGGACGACCGCTACGTGCTGCACGAGGTGCTCGGAACAGGTGCCGTCGGGGTGGTCTATCGCGCCCACGACGTGCGGCTGAAGCGCGAGCTGGCAGTCAAGATCCTGAGCCCCAATCTCGGGCCGTCGCGACACAGTCGAAGCCGCTTCGGGCGTGAGGGGCAGGCGCTGATGCGCCTATCCCATCCGAACGTGGTGGACATCCTGAGCTACGGGATCACCAACGACACGCAATACATCGCGATGGAGCTGCTCAGGGGCGTGACGCTGGAAAAAGTCCTGGAAGAGGGGGAGCCGCTCGAGCCCGGGCTGGCGCGTGATCTCATGCGCCAGGTCCTCTCCGGCCTCGCGTACGCTCATCGACGGGGTATCGTCCATCGTGACCTGAAGCCCGGAAACGTGTTTCTCGAGGGATGGGAAGGGTCAAGCCCTGAGGTCAAGCTTCTGGATTTCGGTCTTGCCAAATTCCTCGGCGCCGCGGACAAGGAGCTGTCTCAGACCCTGACGCACACGGGGGTGGTCATGGGAACTCCCCTGTACATGGCGCCGGAGCAAGCGACGGGCGACCAGGTGGACAAGAGCGCAGACGTGTACGCAGCCGGGAGCGTGTTCTTCGAGATGCTGACCGGACGGCCGCCCTTTGTCGAGTCCTCGCGTAGCGAGGTCGTGCGCGCGCACCTGCTGTCGCCCGTGCCCAGGCTCGAGCGCATCTGCGAGGGATTGACCGTGACGCCCGAGCTACAGCAGATGATCGAAACCGCGATGGCCAAGCGCCCGGGCGAGCGCTTTGCCGATGCAGGCCGCATGCTCAAGGCGCTTCGCAGCCTGCCGACACCCGCTGCGACCTCGTCGCTCAAGAGTCCGACCTACACACCCAGACCTGCAAGGCGTGGGATCCAACGCCTTGCGCTGGCCGGCCTGGTCGCCGTGGCAGTCGGCGCGCTCGCCTTGGTGCACGCGCTGGACAGCGAGTCGCTTGGCGCGATCGTCCAAAAGGAGCAGGGCCCCTGGGGCGAGGGCGTGCCCGCTGCGCTCGAACGCATCCAGGCGAACGCCTACGGCGGGCAAGCGCTGAGCCGCGCCGACATTCGCGAGGTGGTGTCGTACTCGAAAGCACATCCTCGGGATCCTCGGCCGCATCTGTTGCTTGGGCACGCCTTCGCCAACAAGGGCTGGCGCCGTGACTCGCTGCGCTACTACATGAAGGCTTTCCGCGTGGATGCACGCTCGCGCGCGGATGCCTGCATGCTCGATGACCTGCTGGACGCCGTGGGACACGCTCGCCATGGACGTCGCGCAGTCAGTATGGTGCAGCAGATCTATGGTGCCGAAGCCTTGCCTGCGGTGGAGCGCAGCCACCGCAAGGCACCACCGGACAGCGACCGGCGCAAACAGCTCGGCCTGCTAAAAAGCAAGCTGCTGCGAAGCGCACGCAACCCACGCGGTTGAGTGCCATGCTGGCATGGTACGCTGCCCCTATGCTGGAGTCCCCCATGCGGCATTCCGAATCGGTCAGCCTGGACGAGCTGCGTGAGCTACCTCCGTTTGCCGGCCTGAGCGACCCTCAGCTCGAAGCGGTCACGGGGCTCGCGCGCGTCAGGAGCATCGCGAGCGGACAGCAGTTGTTCCGGCAGGGGGAACCGGCCTGCGACCTCGGTGTGGTCCTGCACGGCAGGTTCAGCCTGTGCGTGGAGCTGGGAAGCGACCGGGAGCTGTGCTTGCTGACGCTCACGCGAGGCGAAGTCATCGGTTGGTCGGCGGTGCTCGACCAAGCCGCATGGCTCGCTAGTGCGACCGCGGTGAAGCCATCGTCTGTCCTGGCGTTTCACGGATCGGCCTTGCGCGATCTGTGCGCGTCCGACCACGAGCTCGGCTACCACGTCATGCGCAATCTCTTCGCCGCTGTCGCAGCCCGTCTGCACGACACGCGCCTGCAGCTGCTGGACATGTACGGCCATGGCGGAGCGGCTTAACAGCGAACACCTGGACGATTTGATCGCCCTGATGCGCGGCGACGGCTACCGCGTCATCGGTCCCACGATTCGAGACGAGGCGATCGTCTACGACGAGCTCCGATCGGCGGCCGATCTGCCCTGGGGATTCACCGACCAGCAGGGGCCGGGACGTTATCGGTTGCAGCGCCGGCCAGACCGTGCTGCCTTCGGATACGTGGTGGGCCCGCACTCGTGGAAGCGTTTCCTGTTCCCGCCTCGCGAGCAGCTGGTGCGCATTCGACGGGGCAGTGATTCGCCGCAGTGGACAGCTGCGACGGACGACGGGCCCGGATTGGCGTTGCTGGGTGTGCGCGCCTGCGAGCTCGCCGCCATCGCAATTCAGGATCGGGTGTTCATGGGCGGTCCGTTCGTCGATGGTCGCTATAGAGTGCGGCGCGAACGCTGCCTGATCATCGCAGTCAACTGCACCGAAGCCGGCGAGCTGTGCTTCTGCGACTCCATGGACACAGGCCCCGAGGTGCAGGGCGACTACGATCTGCGAATGACCGAGCTTGGTACCGAGCTCGTGCTCGACGCCGGGTCGGCGCGTGGCCGCGAGCTGCTCGAGCGGCTGCCCAGCCGGCCGGCCGAGGACTCGGTCGCGGACAGGGCGCAGGCAGCCATCG
This is a stretch of genomic DNA from Pseudomonadota bacterium. It encodes these proteins:
- a CDS encoding DUF3592 domain-containing protein, which encodes MRHSEVQDWPTAPGTITRSTQGNPALGDKTKAKSYLSLLRYTYTVSGRQYRGRFVTLARAADKNFARRHPVGTAVRVRYDPRRPAISYLDTRFHAVWQLRLYLGLGLMLLSVTLWALYRQQQLRRRLRVRSGELLTRPSTSRPPPAPSGFERSGLPVPRRGPLGRRQPPR
- a CDS encoding serine/threonine protein kinase is translated as MAGAHQGQPSPGALLDDRYVLHEVLGTGAVGVVYRAHDVRLKRELAVKILSPNLGPSRHSRSRFGREGQALMRLSHPNVVDILSYGITNDTQYIAMELLRGVTLEKVLEEGEPLEPGLARDLMRQVLSGLAYAHRRGIVHRDLKPGNVFLEGWEGSSPEVKLLDFGLAKFLGAADKELSQTLTHTGVVMGTPLYMAPEQATGDQVDKSADVYAAGSVFFEMLTGRPPFVESSRSEVVRAHLLSPVPRLERICEGLTVTPELQQMIETAMAKRPGERFADAGRMLKALRSLPTPAATSSLKSPTYTPRPARRGIQRLALAGLVAVAVGALALVHALDSESLGAIVQKEQGPWGEGVPAALERIQANAYGGQALSRADIREVVSYSKAHPRDPRPHLLLGHAFANKGWRRDSLRYYMKAFRVDARSRADACMLDDLLDAVGHARHGRRAVSMVQQIYGAEALPAVERSHRKAPPDSDRRKQLGLLKSKLLRSARNPRG
- a CDS encoding Crp/Fnr family transcriptional regulator, whose protein sequence is MRHSESVSLDELRELPPFAGLSDPQLEAVTGLARVRSIASGQQLFRQGEPACDLGVVLHGRFSLCVELGSDRELCLLTLTRGEVIGWSAVLDQAAWLASATAVKPSSVLAFHGSALRDLCASDHELGYHVMRNLFAAVAARLHDTRLQLLDMYGHGGAA